From Camelus ferus isolate YT-003-E chromosome 15, BCGSAC_Cfer_1.0, whole genome shotgun sequence, the proteins below share one genomic window:
- the LOC102505866 gene encoding LOW QUALITY PROTEIN: uncharacterized protein C2orf81 homolog (The sequence of the model RefSeq protein was modified relative to this genomic sequence to represent the inferred CDS: substituted 1 base at 1 genomic stop codon) has protein sequence MADKGSTQERQARDPRVTXSKAEKATSPKRTVPQGDVVPGRLTEAEAAKLRAREEGEEVVGDILEELVDPVMDAACKSYLERQCIPYAVNGARETILHVVQMRFVPQDEGEPHLAEDPTWAEDEEPSPCPTDTWALGSRALAVRALLSGKEEEPRQRPGPQGSGEPGSSERASPCAWSPQGQVPGGEEAHVAAESAEDGSWCEHVEPTTQELLSCAEAQQEDKEGSTSRPIHTGAPDPQVMVAQLTKVRSLNIITLLQTPAPSWALNLRQWESRLLSVCLPEINT, from the exons ATGGCGGACAAAGGCTCG ACGCAGGAGAGGCAGGCCCGAGACCCCAGAGTGACCTGAAGCAAGGCGGAAAAGGCGACATCGCCTAAACGTACGGTGCCGCAGGGGGACGTCGTGCCTGGACGGCTCACTGAGGCGGAGGCGGCGAAGCTGAGGGCTCGCgaggagggtgaggaggtggTGGGCGACATCCTGGAGGAGCTGGTGGACCCAGTGATGGATGCCGCCTGCAAATCCTACCTGGAACGGCAG TGCATTCCGTACGCAGTGAACGGGGCACGGGAGACCATACTCCATGTGGTCCAGATGAGATTTGTGCCCCAGGATGAGGGAGAACCCCACCTGGCAGAGGACCCCACGTGGGCGGAGGACGAGGAACCCTCACCTTGCCCGACTGacacctgggctctggggagccGTGCCCTCGCGGTGCGCGCCCTCCTCAGTGGAAAGGAAGAGGAGCCAAGGCAAA GGCCTGGACCCCAAGGATCAGGAGAGCCAGGATCTTCAGAAAGGGCCTCACCCTGCGCCTGGAGTCCTCAAGGCCAAGTCCCAGGTGGTGAGGAAGCCCACGTTGCTGCCGAAAGCGCCGAAGATGGCTCCTGGTGTGAACACGTGGAACCCACCACCCAGGAGCTGCTTAGCTGTGCTGAAGCTCAACAGGAGGACAAAGAGGGCAGCACCTCTCGTCCCATCCACACGGGTGCCCCAGATCCCCAGGTGATGGTGGCACAGCTAACAAAAGTCAGGTCCCTCAATATCATCACTCTACTCCAAACACCTGCCCCATCCTGGGCCCTGAACCTCAGGCAGTGGGAATCCCGcctactttctgtctgtctgccaGAAATAAACACCTGA
- the WDR54 gene encoding WD repeat-containing protein 54, which produces MFRRERSIPLRGSAAALCNNLSVLQQRNLTHFGVVHGPSAQLLSAAPEGVPLAQRQLHAKEGAGVSSPLITQVHWCVLPDRVLLVLASHRGIQMYESDGSVMVYWHALDSGDASLVQAVFARGIAASGHFICVGAWSGRVLVFDIPAKGPHIVLSEELAGHQTPVTDIATEPAQGQDCVADMVTADDSGLLCVWRSGPEFKLLTRIPGFGVPCPSVQLWQGTIAAGYGDGQVRLYEASTGTLHVQINAHARAVCALDLAPDVGKLLSAAEDTFVHIWKLSRSPESGYIEVEHCHGACVPDTQVCGARFCDPSGSSFAVTGYDLAEILRFSSM; this is translated from the exons ATGTTCCGCCGGGAGCGCTCCATTCCCCTTCGAGGCTCGGCGGCCGCCCTGTGCAACAACCTCAGTGTGCTGCAGCAGCGCAACCTCACACATTTTGGCGTAGTCCATGGACCCAGCGCCCAGCTTCTCAGCGCTGCTCCTGAGGGGGTGCCCTTGGCCCAGCGCCAGCTCCACGCTAAGGAGGGCGCTGGCGTGAGCTCCCCACTTATCACCCAG GTCCACTGGTGTGTCCTCCCTGACCGAGTATTGCTGGTACTCGCCTCACATCGAGGAATACAG ATGTACGAGTCTGATGGCTCCGTCATGGTCTATTGGCACGCCCTGGACTCTGGAGATGCCTCTCTAG TACAGGCTGTGTTTGCCCGAGGAATTGCTGCCAGTGGTCACTTCATCTGTGTGG GAGCGTGGTCAGGCCGGGTACTGGTGTTTGACATCCCAGCCAAGGGTCCCCACATCGTTCTGAGTGAAGAGCTGGCTGGACACCAGACACCAGTCACAGACATTGCCACCGAGCCCGCCCAGGGCCAG GACTGCGTGGCTGACATGGTGACAGCTGATGACTCAGGCTTGCTGTGTGTCTGGCGGTCAGGGCCTGAATTCAAATTACTGACCCGAATTCCAGGATTTGG GGTCCCGTGCCCTTCCGTGCAGCTGTGGCAGGGGACCATAGCAGCAGGCTATGGGGATGGGCAGGTGCGTCTGTATGAAGCCAGTACAGGAACTCTGCACGTCCAGATCAACGCGCACGCCCGGGCCGTCTGTGCCCTGGACCTGGCTCCCGACGTGGGCAAG ctaCTCTCTGCGGCTGAAGACACCTTTGTACACATCTGGAAGCtgagcagaagcccagagagTGGCTACATTGAG GTGGAACACTGTCATGGTGCGTGTGTGCCGGACACCCAGGTGTGTGGTGCCCGATTCTGTGACCCCTCGGGCAGCTCCTTTGCTGTGACTGGCTATGACCTCGCTGAGATCCTGAGATTCAGCAGCATGTGA
- the LOC102505511 gene encoding retinol dehydrogenase 12 translates to MSLWFLLSTPVWGPGSVLLTVVLLLRLSVCIWHKCYLWDLQHCSTDLTGKTAVVTGANSGIGKSVSQELARRGARVILACRSRERGQQALDEIRAASKSNQLLLGEVDISSMASIRSFAQWLLREHPEIHLLVNNAAVCGLPTTRTPEGLDVTFATNYTGPFLLTNLLQGALQRAGAARVVNVSSFRQEKGYIDEEHLTGAGRPLTFNQNYDCSKLLLASFTGKLAQRLQGTGVTVNSVDPGVVYTEIMKNFSWLYRFIFWLLSFFFKNSKQGAVPVLYLSLAKELDGISGKHFSSSGVITLAPKAARDPHVAQSLWDTSARLTNLDKMD, encoded by the exons ATGTCACTGTGGTTTCTACTCAGCACCCCAGTCTGGGGTCCCGGCTCCGTCCTCCTCACGGTGGTCCTCCTGCTTAGACTAAGTGTGTGTATCTGGCATAAGTGTTATCTCTGGGACCTCCAGCACTGCTCCACAGACCTGACCGGGAAGACGGCAGTGGTGACTGGGGCCAACAGTG GCATTGGGAAGAGCGTGTCCCAGGAGCTGGCCCGCCGCGGGGCGCGTGTGATCCTGGCCTGCCGCAGCCGTGAGCGTGGGCAGCAAGCCCTGGACGAGATACGAGCAGCCTCAAAGAGCAACCAGCTCCTGCTTGGTGAGGTGGACATTAGCTCGATGGCCTCCATCCGGAGCTTTGCTCAGTGGCTTCTGCGCGAGCATCCAGAGATACACCTACTGGTTAACAATGCTGCAGTCTGCG GATTGCCCACAACACGTACCCCAGAGGGCCTTGATGTCACCTTTGCCACCAACTACACTGGACCCTTTCTGCTCACAAATCTGCTCCAAG gggcCCTACAACGGGCGGGGGCAGCCCGAGTGGTCAACGTGTCTTCCTTCAGGCAAGAGAAAGGGTACATTGACGAGGAGCACCTGACAGGGGCTGGTAGACCTTTGACCTTCAACCAGAACTATGACTGCAGCAAACTGCTTTTGGCCTCATTCACTGGGAAGCTTGCCCAGAGACTTCAAGGGACAG gtGTGACTGTGAACTCCGTGGACCCTGGCGTTGTGTACACGGAGATCATGAAGAATTTCTCTTGGTTATATCGTTTCATCTTCTGGCTCCTCAGCTTCTTCTtcaag AACAGCAAACAGGGTGCAGTCCCAGTGCTCTACCTGAGCTTGGCAAAGGAGCTAGATGGcatttctggaaaacattttagcAGTTCCGGTGTGATAACTCTTGCCCCTAAAGCTGCCCGAGATCCTCACGTGGCCCAAAGCCTCTGGGATACTTCAGCCCGACTAACAAATCTAGACAAGATGGACTGA